The Nakamurella alba genome has a window encoding:
- a CDS encoding LacI family DNA-binding transcriptional regulator encodes MTRTVPRSTPHKRATMADVAALAGVGLKTVSRYVNGETNIAPDISARIGEAISALNFRRNFAAASIRPGRHSELIALIIEDIANPFYSALTGAIENALRDEGFVLIVASSEEDTARHTQLVEQFLERRVDGLIIVPPRDPGPQWVRLADEIPALVLLDRPDPQVTADTIVADDRAGGRLATELLLEGGSRRIAFVGESLDLVSVAARHRGYQDALRAAGLTPDPALRLAGDRSADAVSRTVHRLLAADPTIDGLFGSNNRSAVGILGALRELGEQRAVVGFDDFEAATLVSPQLTVVTHDLAEMGRRAADLVLRRIRGDDTEPQHVTLPVTAIRRGSDRIRPQEK; translated from the coding sequence GTGACCCGAACCGTGCCCCGCTCCACCCCGCACAAGCGGGCCACCATGGCCGATGTCGCCGCCCTCGCCGGCGTCGGCCTGAAGACGGTCAGCCGCTACGTCAACGGCGAGACCAACATCGCGCCGGACATCTCCGCCCGGATCGGCGAGGCGATCTCGGCGCTGAACTTCCGGCGCAACTTCGCCGCCGCCAGCATCCGCCCCGGCCGGCACAGCGAGCTCATCGCGCTGATCATCGAGGACATCGCCAACCCGTTCTACTCCGCACTCACCGGTGCGATCGAGAACGCCCTGCGCGACGAGGGTTTCGTGCTGATCGTGGCCAGCTCGGAGGAGGACACCGCACGACACACCCAGTTGGTCGAGCAGTTCCTGGAGCGACGGGTGGACGGCCTGATCATCGTGCCGCCGCGCGACCCGGGCCCGCAGTGGGTCCGGCTCGCCGACGAGATCCCGGCCCTGGTCCTGCTGGACCGGCCGGATCCGCAGGTCACCGCCGACACCATCGTCGCCGACGACCGGGCCGGCGGCCGGCTGGCCACCGAACTGCTGCTGGAGGGCGGCAGCCGGCGGATCGCCTTCGTCGGTGAGTCCCTCGACCTGGTGTCGGTCGCCGCACGGCACCGCGGCTACCAGGACGCCCTGCGCGCCGCCGGACTCACCCCGGACCCGGCACTGCGACTGGCCGGTGACCGCAGCGCCGACGCGGTCAGCCGGACCGTGCACCGCCTGCTCGCCGCAGACCCGACGATCGACGGCCTGTTCGGCTCCAACAACCGGTCCGCCGTCGGCATCCTCGGCGCCCTCCGCGAACTCGGCGAACAGCGCGCCGTGGTCGGCTTCGACGACTTCGAGGCGGCCACCCTGGTGTCCCCGCAGCTGACGGTCGTCACCCATGATCTTGCCGAGATGGGCCGCCGGGCGGCCGATCTCGTCCTGCGCCGCATCCGCGGCGACGACACCGAACCCCAGCACGTCACCCTCCCGGTCACCGCGATCAGGCGCGGCTCCGACCGGATCCGACCACAGGAGAAATGA
- a CDS encoding class I fructose-bisphosphate aldolase: MTHPMIQYRINRLFHPTSGRLLDVAVDHGFFGEPAFLQGISDMQAAIDTLVDAAPDAIQLTVGQARLLQQRPGRFKPSLVLRSDVANVYGPELPDRLYSLPIQHAAETAAQLDATCLVVNIFDMPGQPELREQCVRNVLALRAECTALHIPLMVEPLVMRANNAGGAYLVDGDISRVTSLVRQAVELGADLIKADPTDDITEYHKVIEVASGIPVLVRGGGRVGDAELLQRTTDVLAQGAAGIVYGRNIIQHADPAGITRALMAVLHENASVESALALIGGAA; this comes from the coding sequence ATGACCCACCCGATGATCCAGTACCGCATCAACCGCCTGTTCCACCCGACCTCCGGCCGACTCCTCGACGTGGCCGTCGACCACGGCTTCTTCGGGGAACCCGCCTTCCTGCAGGGCATCTCGGACATGCAGGCGGCGATCGACACGCTCGTCGACGCCGCTCCGGACGCCATCCAGCTCACCGTCGGTCAGGCCCGCCTGCTGCAGCAGCGGCCCGGCCGGTTCAAGCCGAGCCTGGTACTGCGGTCGGACGTGGCGAACGTGTACGGCCCGGAGCTGCCGGACCGGCTCTACTCGCTGCCCATCCAGCACGCCGCCGAGACCGCGGCGCAGTTGGACGCCACCTGTCTGGTGGTCAACATCTTCGACATGCCCGGCCAGCCGGAGCTGCGGGAGCAGTGTGTCCGCAACGTGCTCGCCCTGCGCGCCGAGTGCACCGCGCTGCACATCCCGCTGATGGTCGAGCCGCTGGTCATGCGGGCCAACAACGCCGGCGGTGCCTACCTGGTGGACGGCGACATCTCCCGGGTGACCTCGCTGGTGCGGCAGGCCGTCGAGCTGGGCGCCGACCTGATCAAGGCCGATCCGACCGACGACATCACCGAGTACCACAAGGTCATCGAGGTGGCCTCCGGCATTCCGGTGCTGGTGCGCGGCGGCGGCCGGGTCGGCGACGCCGAGCTGCTGCAGCGGACCACCGATGTGCTCGCCCAGGGCGCGGCCGGGATCGTCTACGGGCGCAACATCATCCAGCATGCCGACCCGGCCGGCATCACCAGGGCACTGATGGCCGTGCTGCACGAGAACGCCTCGGTGGAGTCCGCTCTCGCCCTCATCGGCGGTGCCGCGTGA